In Primulina huaijiensis isolate GDHJ02 chromosome 16, ASM1229523v2, whole genome shotgun sequence, a single genomic region encodes these proteins:
- the LOC140960956 gene encoding protein FAR1-RELATED SEQUENCE 5-like — MIETYDLDGHKWLNDMYKLKEKWFTAFMDGRFSTGLLVTSRSEVTNMVLKKKGNKMSSLYDFVLNYAKIQNNSKEKTKDTRCRHGNPTQILKNHPLLMHASNVYTMSIYHLFEVELVNSLNCKSFEPPSCFGNDWNLIQIKVKFHDENSRVRYVVFNKQSHEINNSFHKFETMGILCKHALMVFNCMDVTVIPECYFLKRWMKNVRNRVTFDFDEAGHVSEMMFVNEIMRSTYDLTQLSKSHEEARKILYGLVDTTKDEISNLVSKLSVDDETYCDDIRSYRVCIGNPLTAKAKRVTNVNITRHWDTKSKKKREKERRKHKFQV; from the coding sequence ATGATTGAAACATATGATTTGGATGGTCATAAATGGTTGAATGATATGTACAAGCTTAAGGAGAAATGGTTTACTGCTTTTATGGATGGAAGATTTAGTACGGGACTTTTGGTTACTTCAAGAAGTGAAGTCACAAATATGGTTTTAAAAAAGAAAGGTAACAAAATGAGTTCTTTGTATGACTTTGTGCTGAATTATGCAAAGATTCAAAATAACTCAAAGGAGAAGACTAAAGATACTCGTTGTCGCCATGGTAATCCTACACAGATTTTGAAAAACCATCCATTGTTGATGCATGCTTCTAATGTTTATACGATGTCTATATATCATCTATTCGAAGTTGAATTGGTTAATTCATTGAATTGCAAATCGTTTGAACCACCATCTTGTTTTGGTAATGATTGGAATTTGATTCAAATCaaagtaaaatttcatgatgaaaACTCAAGGGTTCGGTATGTGGTGTTCAATAAGCAGAgtcatgaaataaataacaGTTTTCATAAGTTTGAGACAATGGGGATTTTGTGTAAGCATGCTTTGATGGTGTTTAATTGTATGGATGTCACTGTTATACCTGAATGTTATTTTTTGAAGAGGTGGATGAAGAATGTAAGAAATAGAGTTACATTTGACTTTGACGAAGCTGGTCATGTATCTGAAATGATGTTTGTCAACGAAATAATGAGATCAACCTATGATCTAACTCAACTGAGCAAATCTCATGAGGAggcaagaaaaatattatatggaTTGGTTGACACTACAAAAGATGAAATCTCTAACCTTGTATCAAAGTTAAGTGTAGATGATGAGACATACTGTGATGATATTCGAAGTTATAGAGTTTGCATAGGTAACCCACTTACTGCTAAAGCCAAAAGAGTTACTAATGTTAATATTACACGACACTGGGATactaaaagcaaaaaaaaaagggaaaaagaaaGGAGAAAACACAAGTTTCAAGTGTAG